Proteins encoded together in one Deinococcus irradiatisoli window:
- a CDS encoding dynamin family protein gives MLVTARVQALLAQERTLLADVQAFLDVAGLQDAAEQARQSARNLDEAFLLVVVGEFNAGKSSFINALLERAVLPEGVTPTTDRIYVLLHGETLGETEATSDPFVSRIRAPLSVLEGVALVDTPGTNAILRQHQALTEGFLPRADLVLFLTSADRPFTESERQFLELVKRWGRAVLMVVNKADLLETPQAREEVRTFVESGARVTLGLTPPVFLVSARGEQRGGDAGFAQLRSALQSRLSETERTRLKLASPLGVVAELLGSEQQRSQDARRALQADFAALARLEEQRQHHHQAMQAELDAQLGRLGRLLSEFEVRADKFIDSALRIGNLRQLINGRELEAAFRRDAVADLPQAIEKQFGDMVDRFVESNLHFWEDVQADLIRRQSEGEVVRTRFSYDRAALIEGISGSAQRHLAEGTQQALSRQLSQDAEDALKGVIGFGAGGVAIGTATALALGGVLADFTGVLAALAVGSLGLFVLPQKRLSALRQLRVRLSALRESLESIVRREYQREQERADARLGDATAPLTRFLRQEQARLERSEERGGELRARLEELRRDVAQLGGKEAGS, from the coding sequence CTGCTGGTAACTGCCCGGGTACAGGCCCTCCTGGCCCAGGAACGCACCCTGCTGGCCGACGTGCAGGCGTTTCTGGACGTTGCGGGCCTGCAGGACGCCGCCGAGCAGGCCCGCCAGAGCGCCCGCAACCTCGACGAGGCCTTTTTGCTGGTGGTGGTGGGCGAATTCAACGCCGGCAAGAGCAGCTTCATCAACGCCCTGCTGGAGCGCGCCGTGCTGCCGGAAGGCGTCACCCCCACCACCGACCGCATCTACGTGCTGCTGCACGGCGAAACGCTCGGCGAGACGGAGGCGACCAGCGACCCCTTCGTCAGCCGCATCCGGGCGCCGCTGAGCGTGCTCGAGGGGGTGGCGTTGGTCGACACCCCCGGCACCAACGCCATCCTGCGCCAGCACCAGGCGCTCACCGAGGGCTTCTTACCGCGCGCCGATCTGGTGCTGTTTCTCACCAGCGCCGACCGGCCGTTCACCGAGTCCGAGCGGCAGTTTCTCGAACTGGTCAAGCGCTGGGGCCGCGCGGTGCTGATGGTGGTCAACAAAGCCGATTTGCTCGAAACGCCCCAGGCCCGCGAGGAGGTGCGCACCTTCGTCGAGAGCGGGGCGCGGGTCACCTTGGGCCTGACGCCGCCAGTGTTTCTGGTCTCGGCGCGCGGCGAGCAGCGCGGCGGCGACGCGGGGTTCGCCCAGCTGCGCAGCGCCCTGCAGAGCCGGCTCTCGGAAACCGAGCGCACCCGCCTGAAACTGGCCTCGCCGCTGGGGGTGGTGGCCGAATTGCTGGGCAGCGAGCAGCAGCGCTCCCAGGACGCCCGCCGCGCCCTGCAGGCCGATTTCGCGGCGCTCGCTCGGCTGGAGGAGCAGCGACAGCACCACCACCAGGCCATGCAGGCCGAACTCGACGCCCAGCTGGGCCGCCTGGGAAGGCTTCTGAGCGAGTTCGAGGTGCGGGCCGACAAGTTCATCGACTCGGCGCTGCGGATCGGCAACCTGCGCCAGCTGATCAACGGGCGCGAACTCGAAGCGGCCTTTCGCCGCGACGCGGTGGCGGATCTGCCGCAGGCCATCGAAAAGCAGTTCGGCGATATGGTGGACCGCTTCGTGGAGAGCAACCTGCATTTCTGGGAAGACGTGCAGGCCGACCTGATCCGCCGCCAGAGCGAGGGCGAGGTGGTCCGCACCCGCTTCTCGTACGACCGCGCCGCCCTGATCGAGGGGATTTCCGGCAGCGCCCAGCGCCACCTCGCCGAGGGCACCCAGCAGGCGCTCAGCCGGCAGCTCTCTCAGGACGCCGAAGACGCCCTGAAAGGCGTGATCGGCTTCGGGGCCGGCGGGGTGGCCATAGGCACCGCCACGGCGCTGGCGCTCGGTGGGGTGCTGGCCGACTTCACCGGGGTGCTGGCGGCGCTGGCGGTGGGCAGCCTGGGGCTGTTCGTCTTGCCGCAAAAGCGCCTCTCGGCGCTGCGGCAGCTGCGCGTGCGGCTTTCGGCCCTGCGCGAGAGCCTGGAGAGCATCGTGCGGCGCGAGTACCAGCGCGAGCAGGAGCGCGCCGACGCCCGCCTGGGCGACGCCACCGCCCCGCTGACCCGCTTTCTGCGCCAGGAACAGGCCCGGCTGGAACGCAGCGAGGAGCGAGGCGGCGAGCTGCGGGCACGCCTGGAGGAGCTGCGCCGGGACGTGGCTCAACTCGGCGGCAAGGAAGCGGGCAGTTGA